Proteins encoded in a region of the Globicephala melas chromosome 1, mGloMel1.2, whole genome shotgun sequence genome:
- the GUCA2A gene encoding guanylin: MNTFLLSALCLLGAWAALAGGVTVKDGEFSFSLESVKKLKDLQQLQEPRRSRNTGGSLVPILCSSLRFPEELKPLCKEPNAQEILERLEAIAEDPSTCEICAYAACAGC, encoded by the exons ATGAACACCTTCCTGCTCTCTGCACTGTGCCTCCTTGGGGCCTGGGCCGCCCTAGCAGGGGGAGTCACCGTGAAG GATGGAGAGTTCTCCTTTTCTCTGGAGTCAGTGAAGAAGCTCAAGGACCTCCAGCAGCTCCAGGAGCCTAGGAGGTCTAGAAATACTGGTGGATCCCTCGTTCCCATCCTCTGTAGCTCCCTGAGGTTTCCCGAAGAACTCAAGCCTCTCTGCAAGGAGCCCAATGCCCAGGAGATCCTGGAGAGGCTCG AGGCCATCGCCGAGGATCCGAGCACGTGTGAGATCTGTGCCTACGCTGCCTGTGCTGGATGCTAG
- the GUCA2B gene encoding guanylate cyclase activator 2B encodes MAHRALSGLLLCGVAAVFLVLLQGTQSVYIQYQGFQVQLESVKKLNDLEGQWVPSPDLKTQRSQSSMCHYPALPLDLQPICASGEADSIFQDLRTIAADDCELCVNVACTGCS; translated from the exons ATGGCTCACAGGGCACTGTCAGGGCTGCTGTTGTGTGGCGTTGCTGCGGTCTTCCTGGTACTGCTGCAGGGCACACAGTCAGTCTACATCCAG taCCAAGGCTTCCAGGTCCAGCTGGAATCGGTGAAGAAGCTGAATGACCTGGAGGGGCAATGGGTGCCCAGCCCTGACCTGAAAACCCAGAGATCCCAGTCCTCCATGTGCCACTACCCGGCCCTGCCACTGGACCTCCAGCCCATCTGTGCCTCTGGGGAAGCGGACAGCATTTTCCAGGACTTGA GGACCATCGCTGCTGATGACTGCGAGCTGTGCGTGAATGTTGCCTGTACTGGCTGCAGCTAA